The following nucleotide sequence is from Actinomycetota bacterium.
GCGATCGCCACGGAGAACGCGATCGCGGCGGCGCGTGTGGCCCGCCGGATCGTGGTGTCGCGGTCGTCAGCTGCCACGGCGGTGCTCCCCGATGAAGTACATCGCGACCAGCAGGAGCACCAAGCCCAGACCCCACGAGACGAGACCTTCGGTGACCGGTCCGCTGCGACCGATCGTGAGGCCACCGGGGCGTTCCCGTTCGTCGGTGAGCCAGACGATGTAGCGGATCAGATCGTTGAGCTCGTCGTCGGAGATGACGCCGGTCTCGAACACCGGCATGACCCCGGGCCCGACGCGGACAGCTTCGGCGATCTCGACCGGGGAGGAAGGGTCCAGGCCCGGCGCGATATCGCGCTGGCTGATCGCGATGCCGCGCCCCAGCGCGCTGTGGCATGCGATGCAGTTGGCCTCGTACAGCTCGCGTCCATGTGACAGGTCGCCGCGCTGAGGGTCGGGGTCGGGGATCGCCGGCTCGTTCGGTGCGAACGTCTTGACGTACGCCACGATCGCCCGCCGCTGCTCGTCGTCGAGCCGCGGAGGACGTCGCACGCTCCCCGCGTCGGGTTGCGGCGGCGGCATGCGTCCGGTCCGGATCACGAAGTCGATCATCGCCGGGGGGGCGTCGCGGAGCGGCGGGGCGTCGGTGCGCACGCCGCCGCGGCCCTGAGCGCCGTGGCACGTCGCGCACTGGGAACCGAACAGCTCCCGGCCGCGGGCGACCAGCTGCGGATCGGTGGTGGGGGCCGCCGTGGGGTCGGGGTCGGCCCCGGTCGGGGCGGCGGTGGGGTCCTGCACACCCGCGGCGGCCGTCGCGCCAGCCAGGACCCCGACCACCCCGAGGATCGTGACGCGGATGGGCCACCGCCGCGAAGGGTCGGTGGGCATCCGCACCTCCGTGCGTCTCGCGGCGAGCGGCAGTCGGCGGGCAGCCCAGCCTAGTCAGGCTCCTCCTGCGGCCCCTCGCGGTTGCGGCTCGAGGCGGTCGGCGAGGAGGGCGCCGGCAGCGTCCGCCAGCCGCAGGATCTCCAATGGCAGCGGGAAGATCAGCGTCGAGTTCCGTTCTGCGGAGACCTCCGCCATGGTCGCCAGCACCCGCAGCTGCATCGCGGCCGGGTGTGCTTCCAGCTGCTCGGCCGCGTCCGCCAGGCGCTGCGCCGCCTCGTACTCGCCCTGCGCGTGGATCACCTTGGCGCGCCGCTCGCGTTCGGCCTCCGCCTGACGCGCCATCGCCCGGCGCATCGCTTCGGGCAGCTCGACGTCCTTGACCTCGACCAGGGTCACCTTCACCCCCCAGGGGTTGGTCAGCTGATCGATGATCTCCTGCAGCCGTGAGTTGATCTCGTCACGGTTGATCAGCACCTCGTCGAGGTCGACCTGCCCGATGATGCTCCGGAGCGTGGTCTGGGCGACCTGTGAG
It contains:
- a CDS encoding slipin family protein — its product is MNPLLIGIGVAVLILLWFLVSAIKIVQEYERGVIFRLGRVQDAKGPGLFFIIPIIDRMELVSLRTVTMDIPPQDIITKDNVTVRVNAVTYFNVVEPVKAVIAIQNYIFGTSQVAQTTLRSIIGQVDLDEVLINRDEINSRLQEIIDQLTNPWGVKVTLVEVKDVELPEAMRRAMARQAEAERERRAKVIHAQGEYEAAQRLADAAEQLEAHPAAMQLRVLATMAEVSAERNSTLIFPLPLEILRLADAAGALLADRLEPQPRGAAGGA
- a CDS encoding c-type cytochrome, which produces MPTDPSRRWPIRVTILGVVGVLAGATAAAGVQDPTAAPTGADPDPTAAPTTDPQLVARGRELFGSQCATCHGAQGRGGVRTDAPPLRDAPPAMIDFVIRTGRMPPPQPDAGSVRRPPRLDDEQRRAIVAYVKTFAPNEPAIPDPDPQRGDLSHGRELYEANCIACHSALGRGIAISQRDIAPGLDPSSPVEIAEAVRVGPGVMPVFETGVISDDELNDLIRYIVWLTDERERPGGLTIGRSGPVTEGLVSWGLGLVLLLVAMYFIGEHRRGS